A window of Campylobacter cuniculorum DSM 23162 = LMG 24588 contains these coding sequences:
- the rpmB gene encoding 50S ribosomal protein L28: protein MARVCQITGKGVLVGNNVSHANNKTKKRFLPNLRTIRIALEDGTTRRIRVAASTLRTLKKQNSK from the coding sequence ATGGCAAGAGTATGTCAAATCACAGGCAAAGGCGTTTTGGTAGGAAATAATGTCAGCCATGCTAATAACAAAACCAAAAAGCGATTTTTACCTAATCTTAGGACCATTCGCATAGCTTTAGAAGATGGCACAACAAGAAGAATAAGAGTTGCAGCCTCAACTTTAAGAACTCTTAAAAAACAAAATTCAAAATAA
- the thiC gene encoding phosphomethylpyrimidine synthase ThiC — protein sequence MKTQMNYAKEGIFTKEMEIVASKEQVDKDFLLQNIACGKIIIPANILHKSLDPNGIGYGLKTKVNVNLGVSNDCIDYTEEMKKVELAHKFGIEAIMDLSNYGKTSHFRDELIKVSKAMIGTVPVYDAVGFLEKDLKEIKAKDFLDVVYHHAKSGVDFMTIHAGINSRAARVFKQIQRITNIVSRGGSVLYAWMQMNEAENPFYEYFDDLLEICLKFDVTLSLGDALRPGCTHDASDSAQIAELIELSLLTQRAWDAGVQVMIEGPGHMAINEIEANMQIEKRICKGAPFYVLGPLVTDIGAGYDHISGAIGGAVAAATGADILCYVTPAEHLRLPNLDDVRAGIVATKIAAHAGDLAKLPKSREIDDKMSQARQDIDWEKMFAYAIDGEKAKKMFNERKPEELNSCSMCGKMCAMNTMNQILKGDEVSLV from the coding sequence ATGAAAACTCAAATGAATTATGCCAAAGAAGGCATTTTTACTAAAGAGATGGAAATTGTCGCGAGTAAAGAACAAGTGGATAAAGATTTTTTACTCCAAAACATTGCTTGTGGTAAGATTATTATCCCTGCAAATATTCTTCACAAAAGTCTTGATCCAAATGGCATAGGATATGGACTTAAGACTAAAGTGAATGTGAATTTAGGTGTTTCTAATGATTGTATAGATTATACTGAAGAAATGAAAAAGGTTGAATTGGCTCATAAATTCGGCATTGAAGCGATAATGGATTTGAGTAATTATGGCAAAACGAGTCATTTTAGAGATGAACTCATTAAAGTTTCAAAAGCGATGATAGGAACCGTGCCTGTATATGATGCTGTGGGTTTTTTAGAAAAAGATTTAAAAGAAATTAAGGCTAAAGATTTTTTAGATGTGGTCTATCATCATGCTAAAAGCGGGGTGGATTTTATGACCATACATGCGGGGATAAATTCTCGTGCCGCTAGGGTTTTTAAACAAATTCAAAGAATCACAAATATAGTTTCAAGAGGAGGTTCTGTGCTTTATGCATGGATGCAAATGAATGAGGCGGAAAATCCTTTTTATGAATATTTTGATGATTTGCTTGAAATTTGCTTGAAATTTGATGTTACCTTATCTTTAGGAGATGCTCTAAGACCCGGTTGCACTCACGATGCAAGTGATAGTGCTCAAATTGCTGAACTCATTGAGCTTTCTTTATTGACACAAAGGGCTTGGGATGCGGGAGTGCAAGTGATGATAGAGGGACCTGGACATATGGCTATTAATGAAATAGAAGCGAATATGCAGATTGAAAAACGTATTTGCAAGGGAGCTCCTTTTTATGTTTTAGGACCTTTGGTAACAGATATTGGAGCGGGGTATGATCATATAAGCGGAGCAATAGGAGGAGCAGTTGCAGCGGCAACGGGAGCGGATATACTTTGCTATGTAACACCAGCTGAACATTTGAGATTACCGAATTTAGATGATGTAAGAGCTGGGATTGTTGCAACTAAGATTGCAGCTCATGCTGGAGATTTAGCCAAATTGCCAAAGAGCAGAGAAATTGATGATAAGATGAGTCAAGCAAGACAAGATATTGACTGGGAAAAAATGTTTGCTTATGCCATTGATGGAGAAAAAGCTAAAAAAATGTTTAATGAAAGAAAACCCGAAGAACTCAATTCTTGCTCAATGTGCGGAAAAATGTGTGCAATGAATACAATGAATCAAATTCTTAAAGGTGATGAGGTGAGTTTGGTTTAA
- the rpe gene encoding ribulose-phosphate 3-epimerase, with product MYVAPSLLSANFLRLEDEIKAVSEAGADLLHIDVMDGHFVPNLTFGPCVIERISSISKVPLDIHLMVENVSSFVEIFLPLKPKFLSFHIEAEAHPIRICEYLKTQGIHPAIVLNPHTPISSIKTMIEFVDMVLLMSVNPGFGGQKFLPLIYEKIAELRELIDKKNAKVFIEVDGGINGLNASNLEEAGADILVAGSYIFSSNDYKNAIKSLKLEF from the coding sequence ATGTATGTAGCCCCGAGTTTATTGTCAGCAAATTTTTTGAGGCTTGAAGATGAAATTAAAGCGGTCAGTGAGGCTGGAGCAGACCTTTTGCATATTGATGTAATGGATGGACATTTTGTGCCAAATTTAACTTTTGGACCCTGCGTGATTGAAAGAATTTCAAGCATAAGCAAGGTGCCTTTGGATATACATTTGATGGTTGAAAATGTGAGTTCATTTGTAGAAATTTTTTTACCCCTTAAGCCTAAATTCCTTTCTTTTCACATCGAAGCTGAAGCTCATCCTATAAGAATTTGTGAATACTTAAAAACTCAAGGCATACATCCAGCAATTGTGCTTAATCCTCATACACCCATTAGTTCTATCAAAACAATGATAGAATTTGTCGATATGGTTTTATTAATGAGTGTTAATCCGGGTTTTGGCGGACAAAAATTTTTGCCTTTAATTTATGAAAAAATCGCAGAATTAAGAGAATTGATTGATAAAAAAAATGCAAAAGTTTTTATCGAAGTTGATGGGGGAATCAATGGCTTAAATGCTTCAAATTTAGAGGAAGCCGGAGCGGATATACTCGTGGCGGGAAGTTATATTTTTTCTTCAAATGATTATAAAAATGCTATCAAATCTTTAAAGCTAGAATTTTGA
- a CDS encoding HP0268 family nuclease, with product MDLKLARNLINEKPKNISLEKIEEAVEKEGQKFFYFDKENSHKQLIALVEHFEKKGLNVYHRVVKYGLDENDFIYEVHIL from the coding sequence ATGGACTTAAAATTAGCGAGAAATTTGATCAACGAAAAACCTAAAAATATCAGCTTGGAAAAGATAGAGGAAGCGGTTGAAAAAGAGGGGCAGAAGTTTTTTTATTTTGATAAAGAAAATTCACACAAGCAGCTGATTGCTCTGGTTGAGCATTTTGAAAAAAAGGGCTTAAATGTTTATCACAGAGTTGTTAAATACGGACTTGATGAGAATGATTTCATTTATGAGGTGCATATCCTTTGA
- a CDS encoding 3'-5' exonuclease, translating to MSLQQIDKIISILSKESRPYEWVMAEFGKLEELSHLDLDLETLELMGLSFKIKQNNLLSLKTRTNQIKNEIFCIVDIESTAGIKSGQILEIGAVKIQNSKEIDRFESLIKVDEIPENITELTGISLDMVKNAPSLAKVLNDFRLFLKDSIFIAHNVRFDYNFISKALSENDFGILLNRRICTIEFAQCCIQSPRYKLDTLKELLGIQSTHHRALSDALAAGEIFKYCLGKLPHHIKTTEELIEFIKTSRLKKIS from the coding sequence TTGAGTTTGCAACAAATTGATAAAATCATAAGCATTTTAAGTAAAGAAAGCAGACCTTATGAATGGGTTATGGCTGAATTTGGCAAACTTGAAGAATTAAGTCATTTGGATTTGGATTTAGAAACTCTCGAACTTATGGGACTTTCTTTTAAGATTAAACAAAACAATCTCTTAAGTTTAAAAACAAGAACAAATCAAATCAAAAATGAAATTTTTTGCATTGTGGATATTGAAAGCACAGCGGGGATTAAAAGTGGGCAAATTTTAGAAATCGGTGCAGTGAAAATTCAAAATTCCAAAGAGATAGACAGATTTGAATCGCTCATTAAGGTCGATGAGATTCCGGAAAATATCACAGAACTTACAGGAATCAGTCTTGATATGGTTAAAAATGCTCCAAGTCTTGCAAAAGTTTTAAATGATTTTAGACTTTTTTTAAAGGATAGTATTTTTATTGCCCATAATGTGCGTTTTGATTATAATTTCATTTCAAAGGCTTTGAGTGAAAATGATTTTGGAATTTTACTCAACCGCAGAATTTGCACGATAGAATTTGCACAATGTTGCATTCAAAGTCCAAGATACAAACTCGATACACTCAAAGAACTCTTAGGCATACAAAGCACACATCATAGAGCTTTAAGCGATGCTTTAGCGGCGGGAGAAATTTTTAAATATTGCTTAGGAAAATTGCCCCATCATATTAAGACTACAGAAGAATTAATAGAATTCATTAAGACCTCGCGTTTGAAAAAAATTTCTTAA
- a CDS encoding YdcH family protein, translating into MLHEYRELMSELKGKDAHFDKLFERHNELDDQIKDAEEGRVHLSDAEISTLKKEKLRVKDDLNMYLANYNK; encoded by the coding sequence ATGTTGCACGAATATAGAGAGTTAATGTCTGAATTAAAGGGTAAAGATGCCCATTTTGACAAATTATTTGAAAGGCATAATGAATTAGACGACCAAATTAAAGATGCCGAAGAAGGTAGAGTTCATCTTAGTGATGCCGAAATTTCAACTCTTAAAAAAGAAAAACTACGTGTTAAAGATGACTTGAATATGTATTTAGCAAATTATAATAAATAA
- a CDS encoding CZB domain-containing protein gives MAKLDHVAFKVNGYKEIFAKSGKQLADHLNCRLGKWYLGAGKERFGQNKNFSKINTPHQIIHENMNSAISIAHSEDIKLEETQNKIFEKCQTAENTSLQLFDVFKDMIEEQQKQS, from the coding sequence TTGGCTAAACTTGATCATGTTGCATTTAAAGTCAATGGTTATAAAGAGATTTTCGCAAAATCAGGAAAACAACTTGCCGATCATTTAAATTGTCGTTTGGGTAAATGGTATTTGGGAGCTGGAAAAGAAAGATTTGGTCAAAATAAAAACTTTTCAAAAATCAATACTCCACATCAAATTATCCATGAAAATATGAATTCAGCTATTTCTATTGCTCATTCTGAAGACATTAAACTCGAAGAAACACAAAATAAAATTTTTGAAAAATGTCAAACTGCTGAAAACACTTCGCTTCAGCTTTTCGATGTCTTTAAAGATATGATTGAAGAGCAACAAAAGCAATCCTAA
- a CDS encoding lysophospholipid acyltransferase family protein encodes MGKSFKILCLTRFVFILQWLIFLTCFKTYRGAKVDESPYVVLFWHGRLALMPFAFRHFKCGKKRAYVMISHHKDGEYIAKIIKLYGLNSVRGSTSKGASSALKAAFKVLDENDDIIITPDGPRGPYHSISDGAILLAHKKNVKIRILNYEASRFWQFKSWDKMILPKPFSKIVYRLSEPLDVSQLSKDEAKEFLQREFEKIRQSDGFKE; translated from the coding sequence ATGGGGAAGTCGTTTAAAATTCTTTGTTTAACCCGATTTGTTTTTATTTTACAATGGCTGATTTTTCTTACTTGTTTTAAGACTTATAGGGGAGCTAAAGTTGATGAAAGTCCTTATGTGGTGCTGTTTTGGCACGGACGTTTAGCCTTAATGCCTTTTGCCTTTAGACATTTTAAATGTGGTAAAAAAAGAGCTTATGTGATGATTTCTCATCATAAAGATGGAGAATATATCGCAAAAATCATTAAACTTTATGGTTTAAATTCGGTCAGAGGGAGCACTTCAAAAGGTGCAAGTAGTGCTTTAAAAGCTGCTTTTAAAGTTCTTGATGAAAATGACGATATAATCATAACACCTGATGGACCAAGAGGTCCTTATCATAGCATTTCAGATGGAGCCATTTTGCTTGCCCATAAAAAAAATGTTAAAATAAGAATTTTAAATTATGAGGCGAGTCGTTTTTGGCAGTTTAAGAGTTGGGATAAAATGATTTTGCCAAAACCTTTTAGCAAGATTGTTTATAGATTGAGTGAGCCCTTAGATGTTTCGCAATTAAGCAAAGATGAGGCTAAGGAATTTTTACAAAGAGAATTTGAAAAAATACGTCAAAGCGATGGTTTTAAGGAATAA
- the miaB gene encoding tRNA (N6-isopentenyl adenosine(37)-C2)-methylthiotransferase MiaB: MSAKKLFIQTLGCAMNVRDSEHIIAELTQKENYSLTEDIQEADLILINTCSVREKPVHKLFSEVGAFKKLKKNGAKIGVCGCTASHLGAEIFKKAPYVDFVLGARNVSKITQAIKIPKFLGTDLNYDESDFAFKDFRNSIYKAYINISIGCDKHCTYCIVPHTRGDEISIPFAIIFNEAKKAVSKGAKEIFLLGQNVNNYGKKFKNEHKKMDFSDLLEELSQIEGLERIRFTSPHPLHMDDKFLHTFSQNPKICKCIHMPLQSGSNEILKTMKRGYTKEWYLDRALKLRSLCKNLSISTDIIVAFPGESQRDFEESLEMIEKVRFEQIFSFKYSKRPLTKAALMDNQIPEEIASKRLEILQNRHYEILDEIVKKQENQIFEVLFEELRADGEIAGRTDNNFLVQIKGSEEFLGQMKQVKITNARRMVLYGEVV, from the coding sequence TTGAGTGCTAAAAAACTCTTTATCCAAACCTTAGGTTGTGCGATGAATGTTAGAGATTCAGAGCACATCATTGCAGAGCTTACTCAAAAGGAGAATTACAGCCTCACTGAAGACATTCAAGAAGCAGATTTGATTCTTATCAATACTTGTTCAGTGCGTGAAAAGCCCGTGCATAAGCTCTTTTCTGAAGTAGGAGCTTTTAAAAAACTTAAAAAAAATGGGGCTAAAATAGGAGTATGCGGTTGCACAGCTTCCCATTTAGGAGCTGAAATTTTTAAAAAAGCTCCCTATGTGGATTTTGTTTTAGGGGCTAGAAATGTTTCTAAAATCACTCAAGCAATTAAAATTCCTAAATTTTTAGGCACTGATTTAAATTATGATGAGAGTGATTTTGCTTTTAAAGATTTTAGAAATAGCATTTATAAAGCTTATATTAATATTTCAATCGGTTGTGATAAGCATTGTACTTACTGCATTGTCCCACATACAAGAGGCGATGAAATTTCTATTCCTTTTGCAATCATCTTCAACGAGGCAAAAAAAGCCGTGAGTAAAGGGGCTAAAGAGATTTTTTTACTTGGACAAAATGTCAATAATTACGGAAAAAAATTTAAAAATGAACATAAAAAAATGGATTTTTCAGACCTTTTAGAAGAATTGAGTCAAATCGAGGGTTTAGAAAGAATTCGTTTTACCAGTCCGCATCCTTTGCATATGGACGATAAATTTTTACACACTTTCAGTCAAAATCCTAAAATTTGCAAATGTATTCATATGCCTTTGCAGAGCGGTTCAAATGAAATTTTAAAAACAATGAAAAGAGGCTATACGAAAGAATGGTATTTGGATAGGGCTTTGAAGTTGCGTAGCCTTTGCAAAAATTTAAGCATTTCAACAGATATTATCGTAGCTTTTCCCGGAGAAAGTCAAAGGGATTTTGAAGAAAGTTTAGAAATGATAGAAAAGGTTCGTTTTGAACAAATCTTTTCCTTTAAATATTCTAAAAGACCACTGACAAAAGCAGCCTTAATGGATAATCAAATCCCCGAAGAAATTGCTTCTAAAAGACTAGAAATTTTGCAAAATAGGCATTATGAAATTTTAGATGAAATTGTTAAAAAACAAGAGAATCAAATTTTTGAAGTGCTTTTTGAAGAATTAAGAGCCGATGGCGAGATAGCCGGACGCACAGATAATAATTTTTTAGTTCAAATTAAAGGAAGTGAAGAATTTTTGGGGCAAATGAAACAAGTTAAAATCACAAATGCAAGACGTATGGTGCTTTATGGGGAAGTCGTTTAA